One window of the Endomicrobium proavitum genome contains the following:
- a CDS encoding SpoIID/LytB domain-containing protein, which translates to MIKKIFLLLLPIFAVLFSSCLSTQVKQSNISFSSEVENKYVRIGIVLNTAYFTVSSAKTISVTDASGKKLTLSKGNVKFSYYSNGKLGFNDESLSFPVKIESANNVIYVNKKAYRGSLVINKDGDSVNVINVLPVEDYIKGVLPKEANAGWHAEALKTQAVISRTYTLANLGKHKDKGFDMCSTTHCQVYAGAEVETAATNKAVSQTEGQVLTYNGKFANTFFHANCGGHTEDPKYVWDTKDTPEYLKGVKCGYCKNAPHSSWEQSLDESFIRSKLSAAGFNVGIIKSIKVKGETPAGSAKEIVINGSKNTVTINAYKFRLAVDAWKIKSVTFDGIKKSDDNFIFKGHGWGHKVGLCQWGAKGMAESGKNYQKILKHFYPGTKLEKVQYK; encoded by the coding sequence ATGATTAAAAAAATATTTTTATTGTTGCTGCCTATATTTGCGGTGTTGTTTTCATCTTGCCTAAGCACGCAGGTGAAACAGTCAAACATTTCTTTCTCGTCGGAAGTTGAGAATAAATACGTTCGCATAGGCATAGTTTTAAATACTGCGTATTTTACCGTTTCAAGCGCAAAAACAATTTCCGTTACGGACGCTTCGGGCAAGAAACTTACCTTAAGCAAAGGAAACGTAAAGTTTTCTTATTATTCAAACGGTAAACTTGGTTTTAACGACGAGTCTCTGTCTTTTCCCGTGAAAATAGAGAGCGCAAATAATGTTATATACGTTAATAAAAAAGCTTATCGCGGCAGTCTTGTTATAAATAAAGACGGAGATAGCGTAAACGTAATAAACGTTTTGCCCGTTGAAGATTATATTAAAGGCGTTTTGCCGAAAGAAGCAAACGCCGGCTGGCACGCGGAGGCGTTGAAAACTCAGGCTGTTATAAGCAGAACATATACTCTTGCAAATTTAGGCAAGCATAAAGATAAAGGTTTTGATATGTGTTCCACCACGCACTGTCAGGTTTACGCAGGCGCGGAAGTTGAAACGGCTGCCACAAATAAAGCCGTAAGCCAAACCGAAGGGCAAGTGCTTACATATAACGGAAAATTCGCAAATACTTTTTTTCACGCTAACTGTGGCGGGCACACGGAAGATCCTAAATACGTTTGGGATACCAAAGATACGCCGGAATATCTTAAAGGCGTTAAATGCGGATATTGCAAAAATGCGCCGCATTCGTCTTGGGAACAATCGCTTGACGAAAGTTTTATACGTTCAAAACTTTCCGCGGCAGGTTTTAACGTAGGAATTATAAAATCTATAAAAGTTAAAGGCGAAACGCCTGCGGGTTCTGCAAAAGAAATTGTAATCAACGGTTCAAAAAATACCGTTACAATAAACGCCTATAAATTCAGACTTGCCGTGGACGCGTGGAAAATAAAAAGCGTTACCTTTGACGGCATAAAAAAATCCGACGACAATTTTATATTTAAAGGGCATGGCTGGGGGCATAAAGTAGGGCTTTGCCAATGGGGCGCAAAAGGTATGGCTGAATCCGGAAAAAATTATCAGAAAATTTTGAAGCATTTTTACCCCGGCACAAAACTTGAAAAGGTTCAATATAAATGA
- a CDS encoding epoxyqueuosine reductase QueH: MTRLLLHICCAPCSASAADVLKNNFDVSFYWFNPNIYDQKEYEIRKENAKRFAKELGVNFYEEDGFIYDGKKWKQESSLICENCYKLRLEKTAKFAKDNNFDAFSTSLLSSPYQKHELIKQISQKLSLEYKIDFVYKDFRPKFYEGKNSLRAKGYYLQKYCGCEKSFQEMLERKNNK; the protein is encoded by the coding sequence ATGACGCGGCTTCTTTTGCATATTTGCTGCGCGCCGTGTTCCGCGTCCGCGGCGGATGTTCTAAAAAATAACTTTGATGTGTCTTTCTACTGGTTTAACCCTAATATTTACGACCAAAAAGAATACGAAATAAGAAAAGAAAACGCCAAGCGTTTCGCAAAAGAGCTTGGCGTGAATTTTTACGAGGAAGACGGTTTTATTTACGACGGTAAAAAATGGAAACAGGAAAGCTCTTTGATTTGTGAAAACTGCTATAAACTCCGTCTTGAAAAAACGGCAAAATTTGCAAAAGATAATAATTTTGACGCATTTTCAACGTCGCTTTTATCAAGTCCGTATCAAAAGCACGAACTTATAAAACAAATTTCCCAAAAATTATCTTTAGAATATAAAATAGATTTCGTTTATAAAGATTTCCGTCCGAAATTTTATGAAGGCAAAAATTCGTTAAGGGCTAAAGGCTACTACTTGCAAAAATACTGCGGATGCGAAAAATCTTTTCAGGAAATGCTTGAAAGAAAAAATAACAAATGA
- the ruvB gene encoding Holliday junction branch migration DNA helicase RuvB, whose amino-acid sequence MDEIDKILEAQALQDEDKIENSLRPKTLDDFIGQNKLKENLKIFIEAAKKRKESLDHCLFYAPPGLGKTTLSHIIAREMGGNLRMTSGPVLKKVGDLAAILTNLSEGDVFFIDEIHRLNHLVEESLYSVMEDFELDIIIGQGPSAKTIKLPVPRFTLVGATTRTGLLSSPLRDRFGIVEHLDFYNDTELVQIVKRSALIMNVEIVSDAAEEIARRSRGTPRIVNRLLKRVRDFAEVAGGKVTREIAGGALEALAVDKAGLDKMDRLLLTTIIEKFGGGPVGVDTLSVALSEEVDTITDVYEPYLIQSGFIARTPRGRVVTEAGFKHVGAKAPKNLQRDLL is encoded by the coding sequence ATGGATGAAATAGATAAAATATTAGAGGCGCAAGCATTGCAAGACGAGGATAAAATTGAAAATTCGCTTCGTCCGAAAACTCTTGACGATTTTATAGGGCAGAATAAACTCAAAGAGAATTTAAAAATTTTTATTGAGGCTGCTAAAAAGAGAAAAGAGTCTCTTGATCACTGCTTGTTTTACGCTCCTCCCGGTCTTGGCAAAACCACTTTGTCGCATATAATTGCAAGAGAGATGGGCGGAAATTTAAGAATGACGTCCGGTCCTGTTTTAAAAAAAGTGGGAGACCTTGCGGCAATTCTTACAAACTTATCCGAAGGCGATGTGTTTTTTATAGATGAAATTCACAGATTAAATCACCTTGTTGAAGAATCGCTTTATTCCGTTATGGAAGATTTTGAATTAGATATAATAATCGGGCAAGGTCCGTCGGCAAAAACAATAAAACTTCCCGTTCCGCGTTTTACGCTTGTGGGCGCAACTACCCGCACGGGGCTTCTTTCCAGCCCTTTGCGCGACAGGTTTGGCATTGTGGAGCATTTAGATTTTTATAACGATACGGAACTTGTGCAAATTGTAAAACGTTCCGCGCTGATAATGAATGTGGAAATTGTAAGCGATGCCGCCGAAGAAATTGCAAGACGCTCAAGAGGCACGCCGAGAATTGTAAACAGACTTTTAAAAAGAGTCAGAGATTTTGCGGAAGTTGCCGGCGGAAAAGTTACCCGCGAAATAGCGGGCGGCGCTCTTGAAGCTTTAGCTGTAGATAAAGCCGGTCTTGATAAAATGGACAGACTTTTGCTTACGACAATAATTGAAAAATTCGGCGGAGGTCCGGTAGGTGTGGACACTCTTTCGGTAGCTCTTTCGGAAGAAGTTGACACCATAACGGACGTTTACGAGCCTTATCTTATACAGTCGGGCTTTATTGCCCGCACGCCGCGCGGAAGAGTTGTAACCGAAGCAGGTTTTAAACATGTGGGCGCAAAAGCGCCGAAAAATCTTCAGAGAGATCTTTTATAA
- the ruvA gene encoding Holliday junction branch migration protein RuvA, producing MIDYLNGIINHKTTNEITLDVSGVGYAVYAPVSTFEKLPQTGELVKIYIFEAVSGMYGGVINLYGFLTREERDMFILIKDEVPGTGAKKALEYLDKISKSFADFKTAVETKNTSLLTGVFGFTKKTAEKLIAALKDKISGVQIIGQEKWSGVKDYSQTSVVSQAIAGLIAIGYKELPSRNAVSQAYSEDENVTLEKLIKKALNLYKDI from the coding sequence ATGATAGATTATCTTAACGGAATTATTAACCATAAAACAACTAACGAGATTACGCTTGACGTTTCCGGCGTAGGTTACGCGGTATATGCGCCTGTTTCAACTTTTGAAAAGCTGCCTCAAACAGGTGAGCTTGTTAAAATTTATATTTTTGAAGCCGTTAGCGGCATGTATGGCGGCGTTATAAATTTATACGGTTTTTTAACGCGCGAAGAAAGAGATATGTTCATTTTAATTAAAGACGAAGTTCCGGGAACGGGTGCAAAAAAGGCGCTTGAGTATCTTGATAAAATTTCAAAATCTTTCGCGGATTTTAAGACGGCGGTTGAAACTAAAAACACATCGCTTCTTACCGGCGTTTTCGGTTTTACCAAAAAAACAGCTGAAAAACTTATTGCAGCATTAAAAGACAAAATATCCGGCGTACAAATTATCGGGCAGGAAAAATGGTCGGGGGTTAAAGATTACTCGCAAACTTCAGTCGTTTCTCAGGCAATTGCAGGGCTTATTGCTATAGGATATAAAGAGCTCCCGTCGCGCAACGCCGTTTCCCAAGCATATTCCGAAGACGAAAACGTCACCTTGGAAAAACTGATAAAAAAAGCTTTGAACTTATATAAAGATATTTAA